One window of Papaver somniferum cultivar HN1 chromosome 9, ASM357369v1, whole genome shotgun sequence genomic DNA carries:
- the LOC113311640 gene encoding uncharacterized protein LOC113311640, with product MGDTIDCIDIYKQPSFDHPLLKNHKIQVHGRISPPFTYFLMASDLQSFMKPSYSIRKENMSNMDSSVTKASSEHINELGKEIMCPIGTVPIRRTTKRELIFSNLLRKSKQNHTNDETLRRMYHHYVSVETPLNTCTIYHGVIDSFGIHTPSINPDQYSTSQMWIQNGEAEETNSIEGGWVVYPELFGDHATRFFTHWTADGYRNTAYGTKVLLTVNMDEDTRYWWIYIGDDQREPIGYWPSEIFTYLRAASLIRFGGIAGARTNTPSPPMGTGNLPTKDYKMESTGFTRFLQVVINGDTSYFGNFEVTQKDTSAKCYDIIFRKYGFWERRKYGYNSMIYGGPGGNCI from the exons ATGGGTGATACTATAGATTGCATCGACATCTATAAACAACCTTCTTTTGATCATCCATTACTTAAAAATCATAAGATTCAG GTACATGGAAGAATATCACCACCATTCACATACTTCCTAATGGCATCTGATTTGCAATCTTTT ATGAAACCAAGTTATTCTATTCGAAAAGAAAACATGAGTAATATGGATTCATCAGTCACAAAAGCTTCATCGGAACATATTAATGAGCTTGGCAAAGAAATTATGTGTCCGATTGGAACAGTCCCTATTCGAAGGACCACAAAGCGGGAACTAATCTTTTCAAATCTTTTAAGAAAGAGTAAACAAAATCATACAAATGATGAGACCCTCCGGCGCATGTATCATCAC TATGTATCTGTAGAAACACCACTGAACACATGTACGATATATCATGGAGTTATAGATAGCTTTGGAATTCATACTCCATCTATAAATCCGGATCAATATAGTACATCTCAAATGTGGATTCAAAATGGGGAGGCAGAAGAAACAAATAGCATTGAAGGAGGATGGGTT GTATACCCGGAACTTTTTGGTGATCATGCTACCAGATTTTTTACCCATTGGACA GCTGATGGATATAGAAACACAG CCTATGGAACAAAAGTATTGTTAACTGTGAATATG GATGAAGATACTCGTTATTGGTGGATTTATATTGGTGATGACCAAAGAGAGCCCATTGGGTACTGGCCAAGTGAAATATTCACTTATCTTCGAGCTGCCTCATTAATCAGATTTGGTGGAATAGCGGGTGCAAGGACAAATACACCAAGCCCGCCTATGGGAACCGGAAATTTACCAACAAAAGATTATAAAATGGAATCAACTGGTTTTACGCGATTTTTACAAGTCGTTATAAACGGAGacacaagttactttggtaatTTTGAAGTAACACAGAAAGATACAAGTGCTAAGTGTTATGACATTATCTTTCGCAAATATGGTTTTTGGGAAAGACGTAAATATGGGTATAATTCAATGATATATGGGGGTCCTGGTGGTAATTGTATCTGA
- the LOC113311641 gene encoding putative disease resistance RPP13-like protein 1: MPDHVHDLAEFISSSGDVYLRREGEKERRLSSSRKTSEHARHSLLYCATVDERSFEDLHKSKGLRTLLVCIRDVTQRISIPADLFFKLWQIRVLDLSRAGLREFPDSICHLSQLRFLDLSFNSMRYLPEGITMLQSLQTLRTKSKVTELEFPRGMWKLVNLRHLDLGIDYTPFVMPQIGEITNLEALSAFAVDEMYGKIEVLRGLVNLRGSLAILKLENLQNCKVENIKDCLIDKKGIDKLELVWNSGIGATAAENTLARLEPHTNLKHLVVERYAGVRFPTWVGDPSFSNIETIQLCGCVNCELLPPLGQLPMLKSLHIYGPMSELWDIDSDFCGNNIGKMKRFPSLRTLYLRSLYCLEIWTGLERGDMPLLQKLHIRSCGELFALPTLRFLGSLQELYIESCPKLQKLPDRRLPGSVSSLIIVDCPVLLESCKK, from the coding sequence TGCTGTATTGTGCTACTGTGGATGAGCGGAGTTTTGAAGACCTTCACAAGTCCAAGGGCTTGCGCACACTTCTAGTTTGTATCAGAGATGTTACTCAGCGCATTAGCATTCCAGcagatttattttttaagttatgGCAGATACGTGTTTTGGACCTTTCTCGAGCTGGATTACGGGAATTTCCCGATTCAATCTGCCACTTGTCGCAGTTGAGGTTCCTTGATCTCTCTTTCAATTCTATGCGATATTTACCTGAGGGGATAACTATGCTTCAGAGCCTCCAGACATTGAGAACTAAGAGTAAGGTTACAGAGTTGGAATTTCCAAGAGGCATGTGGAAACTAGTTAACCTGCGGCATCTTGATCTGGGGATAGATTATACACCATTTGTCATGCCCCAAATTGGAGAAATAACCAACCTTGAAGCACTCAGTGCGTTTGCTGTGGATGAAATGTATGGGAAGATTGAAGTGTTGAGGGGATTGGTGAATCTTCGAGGATCACTGGCTATTCTGAAGCTTGAGAATCTGCAGAACTGTAAAGTAGAGAATATCAAAGACTGTCTGATTGATAAGAAAGGGATTGACAAACTGGAGCTGGTATGGAATTCCGGGATTGGTGCTACAGCTGCAGAAAATACACTCGCTAGGCTGGAACCTCACACAAACCTTAAACATCTGGTGGTTGAAAGGTACGCAGGAGTCAGATTTCCGACTTGGGTGGGTGACCCATCCTTCTCTAATATTGAGACTATTCAGCTGTGTGGGTGCGTAAACTGTGAGTTGCTTCCTCCTCTTGGACAACTTCCAATGCTCAAGTCTCTCCATATATATGGACCAATGTCAGAACTATGGGATATTGACAGTGACTTTTGCGGCAACAACATAGGTAAGATGAAGAGATTTCCTTCACTTAGGACCCTATACCTTCGGTCATTGTATTGCTTAGAGATATGGACTGGTCTAGAGAGAGGTGACATGCCTCTTCTCCAGAAACTGCACATTCGTAGCTGTGGAGAACTTTTCGCACTCCCAACTCTCAGATTCCTTGGCTCTCTTCAGGAATTGTATATTGAAAGCTGCCCAAAGCTCCAGAAGTTGCCAGACAGAAGGTTACCCGGTTCAGTTAGTTCTCTGATTATTGTGGATTGCCCCGTCCTTTTAGAATCGTGCAAGAAGTAG
- the LOC113313648 gene encoding ATP synthase subunit d, mitochondrial-like, translating into MSGAGKKIVDVAKKASKGIDWDGMAKLLVSEEARKEFSSLRRAFDEVNSTLQTKFSMEPEPIDWEYYRKGIGPRVVDMYKEAYDNIQVPKYVDTVTPQFKPKFDALLVELKEAEQNSLKETERLDKEIAEVQELKRKISTMTANEYFEKHPELKKKFDEEIRNDYWGY; encoded by the exons ATGAGTGGGGCTGGAAAGAAGATTGTAGATGTTGCAAAAAAAGCATCAAAAGGTATCGATTGGGATGGTATGGCTAAACTTCTAGTCTctgaagaagctcgtaaagagTTTTCTTCTCTTCGTAGAGCTTTTGATGAGGTCAACTCCACTCTTCAGACCAAGTTCAGTATG GAACCTGAACCCATTGATTGGGAATACTACAGGAAAGGAATTGGGCCACGTGTGGTGGACATGTACAAGGAAGCTTATGACA ATATTCAGGTTCCCAAGTATGTAGATACTGTTACTCCTCAGTTCAAACCAAAGTTTGATGCATTG CTGGTAGAACTAAAAGAGGCAGAACAAAATTCACTGAAGGAGACTGAGAGATTGGACAAGGAAATTGCTGAAGTTCAAGAATTGAAG AGAAAGATCAGCACCATGACTGCCAATGAGTACTTTGAGAAGCATCCTgagttgaagaagaagtttgaCGAGGAAATCAGAAACGATTATTGGGGCTACTGA